A single genomic interval of Zunongwangia sp. HGR-M22 harbors:
- a CDS encoding SDR family NAD(P)-dependent oxidoreductase yields the protein MKNVVITGTSRGIGLELVKLFAEENFNILALSRNQAPVSEMKLDNISSFSFDLGKESDLKKASDFVEKEWNGKIDILIHNAGAFLNKPFQETTLSEFRNIYEVNVFGLIGLTQQLMPFMTAESHIVSISSMGGVQGSMKFAGLSAYSSSKAAIITLTELLAEEYKESGPVFNVLALGAVQTEMLAEAFPGLEAPLSAAEMASYIKNFSLTGSKYYNGKLLQVSNSTP from the coding sequence ATGAAGAATGTGGTTATAACTGGAACAAGCCGGGGTATTGGTCTTGAACTGGTAAAACTTTTTGCTGAAGAAAATTTTAATATATTGGCTCTTTCGAGAAATCAGGCTCCAGTATCTGAAATGAAATTGGACAATATTAGCAGCTTTTCTTTTGATCTTGGAAAAGAATCCGACTTAAAAAAAGCTTCAGATTTTGTAGAAAAAGAATGGAATGGTAAAATAGATATTCTTATCCATAACGCAGGAGCTTTTTTAAACAAACCATTTCAAGAAACCACTCTAAGCGAGTTTAGAAATATTTACGAGGTTAATGTTTTTGGTTTAATAGGTTTAACACAGCAGTTAATGCCATTTATGACTGCTGAATCTCATATTGTAAGTATCAGTAGTATGGGAGGCGTTCAGGGGAGTATGAAATTCGCTGGTTTATCGGCATATTCTTCCAGTAAAGCGGCAATTATAACTTTAACTGAACTTTTAGCTGAAGAGTATAAAGAATCGGGACCAGTATTTAATGTCTTAGCATTGGGAGCAGTACAAACCGAAATGTTAGCAGAAGCATTTCCTGGTCTTGAAGCTCCGCTTTCCGCAGCAGAAATGGCTTCCTATATTAAGAATTTCAGCTTAACAGGAAGTAAATATTATAATGGGAAATTGCTTCAAGTTTCTAATAGTACGCCTTAA
- a CDS encoding M28 family peptidase, translating to MRKPIITLGILAISMAGLFSCNAQGTAEIEISANDMKDNLEYLASDDLLGRKTGTEGIEKAANFITSIFKENGVKPYYDTYRDHFTIGDTKAFNLVGYLEGNDPKLKDEFVVIGAHYDHIGVVNAVEGDSIANGANDNAAGTTAVVELAKYFAELKDNKRSVLFILFSGEEMGLKGSYHSAKRLREEGIDLYTMINLEMIGVPMAGKDYLAYVTGFKESNLAEKFNEYTGEQTLGFLPEANQMNLFKRSDNYPYYAELKVPAQTICTFDFTNYPYYHHVKDEVSEMNPEHMANVVEAIIPGIHKVLNTPEKEIKMN from the coding sequence ATGAGAAAACCAATTATAACTTTAGGAATCCTGGCTATTAGTATGGCCGGATTGTTTTCCTGTAACGCTCAGGGAACGGCAGAGATAGAAATTTCTGCAAACGATATGAAAGATAATTTGGAGTACTTAGCTTCAGATGATTTATTGGGTCGTAAAACGGGAACAGAAGGAATAGAAAAAGCAGCAAATTTCATTACAAGCATATTTAAGGAAAATGGCGTAAAACCTTACTACGATACTTATCGTGATCATTTCACAATAGGGGATACCAAGGCATTTAATTTAGTTGGTTATCTAGAAGGGAATGATCCTAAACTTAAAGACGAATTTGTAGTTATTGGAGCGCATTATGATCATATTGGTGTAGTTAATGCCGTAGAGGGAGATTCTATCGCTAACGGAGCTAACGATAATGCAGCAGGAACCACAGCAGTAGTAGAGTTAGCTAAATACTTTGCAGAGCTTAAAGATAACAAGCGAAGTGTTTTATTTATTCTCTTTAGTGGAGAAGAAATGGGATTAAAAGGATCTTACCATAGTGCAAAAAGACTTAGAGAAGAAGGAATCGATCTATACACCATGATTAATCTTGAGATGATTGGAGTTCCCATGGCTGGCAAAGATTATCTGGCATATGTAACCGGATTCAAGGAAAGTAATCTTGCTGAAAAATTTAATGAATATACAGGGGAGCAAACTTTAGGGTTTTTACCAGAGGCAAATCAAATGAATTTGTTTAAAAGAAGCGATAATTATCCTTATTATGCGGAATTGAAAGTGCCTGCACAAACCATTTGCACGTTCGATTTTACAAATTATCCGTACTACCATCATGTAAAGGATGAGGTTTCAGAAATGAATCCAGAACATATGGCGAATGTTGTAGAAGCTATTATTCCTGGAATCCATAAAGTGTTAAATACTCCAGAAAAGGAGATAAAGATGAATTAG